A genomic window from Fusarium falciforme chromosome 2, complete sequence includes:
- a CDS encoding Isocitrate dehydrogenase [NAD] subunit, mitochondrial: MLSRGSVRSAQLLRGVAQQPQLARSFATVQSDIFKPAKFGGKYTVTLIPGDGIGTEVAESVKTVFKADNVPVEWEQVEVSGLEGAGRTEDAFRESVASLKRNKLGLKGILHTPISRSGHQSFNVAMRQELDIYASISLIKNIPGYETRHKDVDLCIIRENTEGEYSGLEHQSVPGVVESLKIITRAKSERIAKFAFSFALANGRSKVTCIHKANIMKLADGLFRSTFHQVAKDYPTLEVNDMIVDNASMQAVSRPQQFDVMVMPNLYGGILSNIGAALVGGPGIVPGCNMGREVAVFEPGCRHVGLDIKGKDQANPTAMLLSGSMLLRHLGLDEHANRISKATYAVIAEGKVRTPDMGGSSTTHEFTKAILDKLETV, translated from the exons ATGTTGTCGCGAGGATCTGTTCGATCGGCCCAG CTGCTGCGCGGCGTGGCCCAGCAACCCCAGCTCGCCCGATCCTTCGCCACCGTCCAGTCCGACATCTTCAAGCCCGCCAAGTTCGGCGGCAAGTACACCGTCACCCTCATCCCCGGTGATGGTATCGGTACCGAGGTTGCCGAGTCGGTCAAGACCGTCTTCAAGGCCGACAACGTGCCCGTCGAGTGGGAGCAGGTCGAGGTGTCTGGCCTCGAGGGCGCCGGCCGCACCGAGGACGCCTTCCGCGAGTCGGTCGCCTCGCTCAAGCGCAACAAGCTCGGCCTCAAGGGCATCCTGCACACCCCCATCAGCCGATCCGGACACCAGAGCTTCAACGTCGCCATGCGCCAGGAGCTCGACATCTACGCCAGCATCAGCCTGATCAAGAACATCCCCGGCTACGAGACCCGCCACAAGGACGTCGACCTGTGCATCATCCGCGAGAACACCGAGGGCGAGTACTCTGGCCTCGAGCACCAGAGCGTCCCCGGCGTCGTCGAGTCGCTCAAGATCATCACCCGCGCAAAGTCGGAGCGCATCGCCAAGTTTGCTTTCAGCTTCGCCCTCGCCAACGGCCGCTCCAAGGTCACCTGCATCCACAAGGCCAACATCATGAAGCTGGCCGACGGTCTGTTCCGCAGCACCTTCCACCAGGTCGCCAAGGACTACCCCACCCTCGAGGTCAACGACATGATTGTCGACAACGCCTCCATGCAGGCTGTTTCCCGACCCCAGCAGTTCGACGTCATGGTCATGCCCAACCTTTACGGTGGTATTCTGTCCAACATTGGCGCCGCTCTTGTCGGTGGTCCCGGTATCGTCCCTGGCTGCAACATGGGCCGTGAGGTGGCCGTCTTCGAGCCCGGTTGCCGTCACGTCGGTCTCgacatcaagggcaaggatcaGGCCAACCCCACTGCTATGCTCCTGTCCGGCAGCATGCTGCTGCGAcacctcggcctcgatgaGCATGCTAACCGCATCTCCAAGGCCACCTACGCCGTCATTGCCGAGGG CAAGGTCCGCACCCCCGATATGGGCggctcctccaccacccaCGAGTTCACCAAGGCCatcctcgacaagctcgagaCTGTTTAA